In the genome of Spea bombifrons isolate aSpeBom1 chromosome 11, aSpeBom1.2.pri, whole genome shotgun sequence, one region contains:
- the LOC128468948 gene encoding histone H2A type 2-B-like, producing MSGRGKQGGKVRAKAKTRSSRAGLQFPVGRVHRLLRKGNYAERVGAGAPVYLAAALEYLTAEILELAGNAARDNKKTRIIPRHLQLAVRNDEELNKLLGGVTIAQGGVLPNIQAVLLPKKTESHKPAKSK from the coding sequence ATGTCTGGCAGGGGAAAACAAGGTGGAAAGGTTCGTGCCAAGGCGAAGACACGGTCTTCCCGTGCCGGTTTGCAGTTTCCTGTCGGCCGTGTGCATAGGCTTCTTCGCAAGGGTAATTATGCCGAGAGAGTAGGAGCTGGCGCACCCGTGTATCTGGCAGCGGCGTTGGAGTATCTGACTGCTGAGATATTGGAGCTGGCTGGTAACGCTGCACGCGACAACAAAAAGACCCGTATAATTCCACGCCACCTGCAACTCGCCGTTCGTAACGACGAGGAGCTCAATAAGCTGCTCGGAGGGGtcaccattgctcagggaggtgtTCTACCCAACATCCAGGCGGTGCTCTTGCCCAAGAAGACCGAGAGCCACAAGCCTGCCAAGAGCAAGTGA